TTCAATAATCTTTTTAGTAAAATTACTTATTATTTCAATAAGTTAAGTGAGGTTTAAATGTTTTACACAAAAGACCACAAAAGCATTGACATGTTCGACCAGTTCGCCTTCCTCGGTGAAAAGAGGCGCAGGCTTCTGGACAACTCATGGGCAAAAATCTTCAGGGAGGAAATCCTCCACAATCTCCCTGCAGATAAACTCTCAGGAGTTTACCATGAATTCTTTGGTCGTCCCACAAAGGAAATATATGCCATGCTCGGCATCATGATCCTCCAGCAGATGGAAGACCTGGCTGATGAAGAGGCTGTCCAGCAGTTTGCCTTCAACATCAAGTGGCACTATGCCTTAAACGTTACCAATGCCTCGGATTGCCACTCCTATATCTGTCCAAAGACCCTCTGGACCATGCGCAATATCCTGTGCCAGCAAGACCTATATACACCGCTATTTCAAAACGTAACAGCTGCTCTGGCAAAAGCTTATGAGGTTGATCCCACAAGACAGCGTATGGACTCAACCCATATCTTCTCCAATATGCGACATCTCGGAAGGATCGGTCTCTTTGTAAAGACGATAAAGAAGTTTCTCGTCAATCTGCATCGTCATAATAAGGACCTCTATGCCGAATTGGATAAGGAGCTTCTTGATCGCTACACGACCAAAAAGGGTGAATCAGTCTTCTCAATGGTAAAGCCCTCCGAATCCGCAAAAACCCTTGAAGAGGTGGGCAAAGACCTCTTTTTCCTCATAGAGAGATTTAAAGAAAATGCGGATGTCTCCGGCATGAGCAGCCATCAGCTCATGGTGCGCCTTCTCAAAGAGCAGTGCATAGTAGAAGCAGATGTTGAAACCCACTCAAAAAAGGTACTGGTCAAATCAAACAAGGATGTCCCGTCCGACTCCCTCCAGAACCCTTCCGATCCCGATGCCGGATACAGCGGGCATAAGGGGAAGGGATATCAGGTGCAGGTCATGGAGACCTACTCTCCTGATAAGGAAAAGGATCAGCTGTCCCTAATCACCCATGTTGCAGTAGAACCTGCACACAAGAGCGATGCCAATGCCCTGATCCCTGCCATAGAGGACACATCTGCAAGAGACCTTAAACCGGCGGAGGTTCTGGCTGATAGCCTCTACGGAGGAGATGAAAACTGCGAGCAGGCCAGAGAACTCGGTGTAGAGGTAATATCTCCAACCATGGGCAGCGTTAAGGAAACATCCCTTACCTTAAACGAGTTCACACTGTCTCCTGAAAAAGAGATCACAGCCTGTCCCAAAGGCCTTGCTCCAATACAGATAAAGAAGAAGACAAGCGGCGTAAGAACCGCAGTATTCAGCAAGGAAACATGCTCAGGCTGCGCCGTTTTGTGTGACTGTCCGGTAAAACCAGGCAAACGGTACCACTACTTCCGCTATGACGACAAGGCGCTTCGCCTGGCGCAAAGACGGGCAAGAGAGAAAACCCCTGAGTTTAAAGAAAAGTATCGTTTCCGTGCGGGGAGTGAGGCCACCATGTCGGCATTAGCCCGAAGGACTGGGATAAAGCGATTGCGAGTCCGGGGGCTTGAAGCAGTGAGCCTTGCTGCGACGTTAAAGGCGACAGGACTCAACATCCTTAGGGCAGCTGCGTTCAAAATCCGTGAGAAAAGGAGAAAAGAGGCACAAAGACAGAACAATCCCGGCTTTTTGGACCTTATTTTGGCTTTCAAAGAACAAATTTCGTTGGCAACCAACGTGGGAAGATTTTTCCCATACTTTTACACTGAAAATCGTTTAGCTGCTCATTTTGCAGCGTAATACTTTTTACGAGGGCATCAAATATGCTGTTTGATGAAATAAAAACTATAAACGGAATTTTCCTTGGGATAAGAAACTATTTTGATTTGCATCTAAGCAAAAAAATAGATGAAAAATTGATCCTGCAATTTGATTTATAAACTGTTCTCTTTCGGTAAAAGAGTTTGGACAAAGAATGCTGTGCAGCGTGCCGGCTTGTTTTCTTGATGAAAAGGGAAAAGAGAGGAAATAAATGGTCCCTGTTTTGTCCCTGTTTTTCCGCAGTGGTTCGATTGCAGGACTTAGGTATAAGCTGTATCTATCATATTGCTGCTTTCGCTTAGAAGCGCCTACTGTTGGTGTCCGTGTTAGTCCGTGGCTGATTGCAGGATTTAGGTGGGAAGTGTCCCCTTGTCTTTTACAAATGAGGTTTGTAAATAAATGCCGTGGAGGTAACTGTGATACCTATTGATTATGACGTAATCGTTTTCAAGGAGGATGAAACTTACGTGGCCTATTGTCCTGAACTTGACATTTCAAGTTGCGGGAATGGCGTAGAACATGCTAAGGAGATGCTAAGGACAGCTGTAAGATTGTCCCTTGAAGAGGCAGAAAAGATGGGTACCCTTGAAGATATCCTTGAAGAGGCGAGATACAAGAGGGAGGAAAGCGGACGTTGGACACCGCCGAGGCTTGTGGCAACCGAATTGGTAAGCGTATATTGAAATGACAAAAATAGTTCCCATCCCGGCGAGTAAATTAAGAAAAGTATTTGAAGCAGCTGGATTTAAGTGTGTGAGAATCGAGGGGGACCACTTCGTTTATACAAAAGAGGGGATTGCAAGACCTGTTGTTATCCCGGACTGGAACGAGGTCCCTGTGTTTATAATCAAAAACAACATGAGAACAGCCGGGTTGACAAGAGAGGAGTATTTCTCACTGCTGAAGAAAGTGTAATGAATGAGACTTCGGTATGACAAATTGATGTCCATAGATACCGTGACATGGTTCTGGGTCGGTAGCTATGATGATTATAAACGGTTTTCCGATTGAAACTTAAAAACTGCAAACTACAGAGACCACAGAGATAAATTTTGAGTATAAAAACCTTTTAAAACCCTTTTCTTCTCTGTGTCCTCGTGATTTTGACTTTAAAAATTATGGGTTTTTAAAAGTCATCTTTTGAGTGCACAGAGAAAAGATTTAAAAAAGGGGTTTTCCTTTAGTATTAAAGGGTTTCTCTTTAAAGCCAGCAATAAGAGAGAAGGTCAAAGGGCAAATCATCTATGTCTGAAAGAGATTTTAGTCTCTACCTTGCGGACATATTGGATTCAGGCTCTGCCATAGCCGAGTTTGTCAAAGATCTCTCTGACCTGACCCCAAGCATGCCAGGCAACTTGAAAGCCTGTTGGTGAAGCTTGAAGAGAGATTTAAGAGCGAGAAATAAGTCCAGAGGAGGAAAAGATGAAGATAATAGCGCTGTTTGTAATAGTTTTGATTATGTCGGCAGTTTCAACTGTACATGCAAAAGAGATGTCTTTCTCGCAAGATGATAGAGACAGACTTATAAGACTGGAGACAAAATTTGAAGAGGGACAAAAAGGGGTGCAGAGGCAAATTGAAGAGGGACAAAAAGGTCTCCAGAGGCAAATCGAAGAGGGACAAAAAGGTCTCCAGAGGCAAATCGACGACCTTAAAACATCTAATCAAAAACAATTTGATGATCTTAGAGCCTTTCTGTTCTGG
This portion of the Nitrospirota bacterium genome encodes:
- a CDS encoding transposase, with the protein product MFYTKDHKSIDMFDQFAFLGEKRRRLLDNSWAKIFREEILHNLPADKLSGVYHEFFGRPTKEIYAMLGIMILQQMEDLADEEAVQQFAFNIKWHYALNVTNASDCHSYICPKTLWTMRNILCQQDLYTPLFQNVTAALAKAYEVDPTRQRMDSTHIFSNMRHLGRIGLFVKTIKKFLVNLHRHNKDLYAELDKELLDRYTTKKGESVFSMVKPSESAKTLEEVGKDLFFLIERFKENADVSGMSSHQLMVRLLKEQCIVEADVETHSKKVLVKSNKDVPSDSLQNPSDPDAGYSGHKGKGYQVQVMETYSPDKEKDQLSLITHVAVEPAHKSDANALIPAIEDTSARDLKPAEVLADSLYGGDENCEQARELGVEVISPTMGSVKETSLTLNEFTLSPEKEITACPKGLAPIQIKKKTSGVRTAVFSKETCSGCAVLCDCPVKPGKRYHYFRYDDKALRLAQRRAREKTPEFKEKYRFRAGSEATMSALARRTGIKRLRVRGLEAVSLAATLKATGLNILRAAAFKIREKRRKEAQRQNNPGFLDLILAFKEQISLATNVGRFFPYFYTENRLAAHFAA
- a CDS encoding type II toxin-antitoxin system HicB family antitoxin; its protein translation is MIPIDYDVIVFKEDETYVAYCPELDISSCGNGVEHAKEMLRTAVRLSLEEAEKMGTLEDILEEARYKREESGRWTPPRLVATELVSVY
- a CDS encoding type II toxin-antitoxin system HicA family toxin → MTKIVPIPASKLRKVFEAAGFKCVRIEGDHFVYTKEGIARPVVIPDWNEVPVFIIKNNMRTAGLTREEYFSLLKKV